A single Lactuca sativa cultivar Salinas chromosome 8, Lsat_Salinas_v11, whole genome shotgun sequence DNA region contains:
- the LOC111911579 gene encoding CRM-domain containing factor CFM3, chloroplastic/mitochondrial isoform X1, which translates to MRCSSHPSAMASSTSSPFSLNLILPTATATTATTTIRTLSRTHSSNFKFFCCNQAIQLEIQQINPKRKNQRKPRPSFSDQVLEKWSRKPTSLGEKFPWQNEERRQQERKISTKFVEDEESRIDSNSFVGDSVRSDSIKSVKLAPWIQKTKPQKQNIDFEDGNSRKYIDGGKNDDGFVFPESRTGSESSLSDSESNGGTTIIAGVSVQKRNLARVIVRDDERHSNNDGEIQSIERVPWERGKDLFQSSSNTPMADKLIPEFELRRLRNKAGRMVERFRVGAAGVTQELVDSIHEKWKMDEVVKLKFKGPSAMNMKRIHESLESRTGGLVIFRSGSSVVLFRGMAYKLPCVQSFKEQKSNDTENKSSMNYPEQYIKDLSEEELLDLKEMNLVLDELGPRFRDWAGREPLPVDADLLPSIIEGYKRPFRLLPYGTKPGLQDKEMTFFRRTARTMPPHFALGRNRNLQGLAVAMAKLWEQSAIAKIAIKRGVHNTCNERMAEELKILTGGTLVSRNKDYIVFYRGNDFLPSNVTKTLIEAQDIRTNRQEDEDKAREKALTFIDLTHKNLVKGPLVAGTLAETMAATSRWGSERSREEIEKMRRDSAVARHASLVRLLEKKLALAKGKMKKAEKALAKVQEYLQPSQLPTDLETLTDEERFSLRKIGLSMKPYLELGRRGVFDGTIENMHLHWKYREVVKIMVERKSFAQVKHVAISLEAESGGVLVSVDKTTKGYAIIVYRGKNYERPKAIRPKNLLTRRQALARAIELQRREALKHHIVELLERIEKLKGELEDMKIVDEVDEETLRSRIEDDLDLDSESDSDDYGGMEEDEEAYLETYEDSDQR; encoded by the exons ATGAGGTGTTCATCTCATCCATCAGCAATGGCCTCTTCAACATCTTCACCATTTTCACTTAATTTAATTTTACCAACTGCAACTGCAACTACTGCAACTACTACTATTCGTACACTCTCTCGAACTCACTCTTCAAACTTCAAATTTTTTTGTTGTAATCAAGCAATTCAACTAGAGATCCAACAAATTAACCCCAAAAGGAAGAATCAAAGAAAACCCAGACCTAGTTTTTCtgatcaagttcttgaaaagtggTCTCGGAAACCCACTTCATTGGGAGAGAAATTCCCATGGCAGAACGAAGAAAGACGACAGCAAGAGCGGAAAATTTCAACCAAATTCGTAGAAGATGAAGAGTCTCGCATCGATAGCAACTCGTTTGTGGGCGACTCAGTTAGGTCTGATTCTATCAAAAGCGTAAAGCTTGCTCCTTGGATTCAAAAAACTAAACCCCAGAAACAAAATATTGATTTTGAAGATGGGAATTCCCGAAAATATATTGACGGAGGTAAAAATGATGACGGGTTTGTATTCCCCGAGTCAAGAACCGGTAGTGAGTCGTCGCTGAGCGACTCTGAGAGCAATGGTGGAACCACAATCATTGCTGGGGTTTCTGTGCAGAAACGAAATCTCGCAAGGGTTATTGTTAGAGATGACGAAAGACATTCAAATAACGATGGCGAAATTCAGAGTATCGAGAGGGTACCATGGGAGAGAGGAAAAGATTTGTTTCAGAGTAGTAGCAATACACCAATGGCAGATAAATTGATACCAGAATTCGAATTGAGGAGATTGAGGAACAAAGCAGGGAGAATGGTGGAAAGATTTAGAGTCGGTGCAGCTGGGGTTACACAAGAACTGGTCGACTCAATTCATGAAAAATGGAAAATGGATGAAGTTGTGAAGTTGAAATTTAAAGGACCTTCAGCCATGAACATGAAAAGAATCCATGAAAGTTTAGAG AGTAGAACAGGCGGCTTAGTGATATTTAGATCAGGCAGTTCAGTAGTATTATTTAGAGGAATGGCTTACAAGCTTCCATGCGTACAATCATTTAAAGAGCAAAAATCAAATGATACAGAAAATAAATCATCAATGAATTATCCCGAACAATATATTAAAGATCTTTCTGAAGAAGAATTACTCGATTTGAAAGAAATGAATCTTGTTTTAGATGAATTGGGCCCAAGGTTTAGGGATTGGGCAGGTCGTGAGCCACTACCTGTAGATGCCGATTTGCTTCCTTCTATCATTGAAGGGTATAAACGTCCTTTTAGACTTCTCCCGTATGGGACAAAACCTGGTTTACAAGATAAAGAGATGACTTTTTTCCGTAGGACTGCAAGAACAATGCCTCCACATTTTGCACTCG GAAGAAATAGAAATCTGCAAGGACTTGCAGTTGCAATGGCAAAGTTATGGGAACAAAGTGCCATTGCAAAGATAGCCATCAAACGTGGTGTGCACAACACTTGTAATGAAAGAATGGCAGAAGAGCTCAAG ATACTGACAGGAGGGACTCTAGTCTCTAGAAACAAGGACTATATCGTCTTTTACAGGGGTAACGACTTTTTACCCTCTAATGTCACAAAGACATTGATCGAAGCACAAGACATAAGAACTAATAGACAAGAGGATGAAGACAAAGCACGGGAAAAGgctttgactttcattgacttgaCTCATAAAAACTTGGTCAAAGGCCCGTTAGTTGCCGGGACCCTCGCAGAAACCATGGCCGCCACCTCACGGTGGGGAAGTGAGCGGAGCAGGGAGGAGAttgagaaaatgaggagagattCAGCGGTTGCCAGACACGCTTCTCTTGTCAGATTGCTTGAAAAGAAGCTAGCTCTT GCGAAAGGAAAGATGAAAAAGGCCGAAAAGGCGTTAGCAAAAGTTCAAGAATATCTACAGCCATCACAACTTCCTACAGATTTGGAAACATTAACAGATGAGGAAAGGTTTTCACTTCGTAAGATAGGGCTGAGTATGAAACCCTACTTGGAATTAG GGAGACGAGGTGTATTTGATGGCACAATTGAAAATATGCACCTACATTGGAAGTACAGAGAGGTTGTGAAGATAATGGTGGAGAGGAAAAGCTTTGCACAAGTGAAACATGTGGCCATTTCTCTTGAGGCAGAAAGTGGTGGAGTTTTGGTGTCTGTAGATAAAACCACAAAAGGGTATGCAATTATTGTTTATCGTGGAAAGAATTATGAGCGCCCAAAAGCAATCAGACCCAAGAATCTTTTGACTAGAAGGCAAGCTTTAGCTCGTGCAATTGAACTGCAAAGGCGCGAG GCGTTAAAGCATCATATTGTGGAGTTATTGGAAAGAATTGAGAAGCTGAAAGGGGAACTT GAGGATATGAAGATTGTTGATGAGGTTGATGAAGAGACGTTGAGATCGAGGATAGAAGATGATTTGGATTTGGATTCGGAATCTGATTCCGATGATTATGGTGGAATGGAAGAG GATGAAGAAGCATACCTGGAAACATATGAAGATAGTGATCAAAGATGA
- the LOC111911579 gene encoding CRM-domain containing factor CFM3, chloroplastic/mitochondrial isoform X2 — protein MRCSSHPSAMASSTSSPFSLNLILPTATATTATTTIRTLSRTHSSNFKFFCCNQAIQLEIQQINPKRKNQRKPRPSFSDQVLEKWSRKPTSLGEKFPWQNEERRQQERKISTKFVEDEESRIDSNSFVGDSVRSDSIKSVKLAPWIQKTKPQKQNIDFEDGNSRKYIDGGKNDDGFVFPESRTGSESSLSDSESNGGTTIIAGVSVQKRNLARVIVRDDERHSNNDGEIQSIERVPWERGKDLFQSSSNTPMADKLIPEFELRRLRNKAGRMVERFRVGAAGVTQELVDSIHEKWKMDEVVKLKFKGPSAMNMKRIHESLESRTGGLVIFRSGSSVVLFRGMAYKLPCVQSFKEQKSNDTENKSSMNYPEQYIKDLSEEELLDLKEMNLVLDELGPRFRDWAGREPLPVDADLLPSIIEGYKRPFRLLPYGTKPGLQDKEMTFFRRTARTMPPHFALGRNRNLQGLAVAMAKLWEQSAIAKIAIKRGVHNTCNERMAEELKILTGGTLVSRNKDYIVFYRGNDFLPSNVTKTLIEAQDIRTNRQEDEDKAREKALTFIDLTHKNLVKGPLVAGTLAETMAATSRWGSERSREEIEKMRRDSAVARHASLVRLLEKKLALAKGKMKKAEKALAKVQEYLQPSQLPTDLETLTDEERFSLRKIGLSMKPYLELVYCCRETRCI, from the exons ATGAGGTGTTCATCTCATCCATCAGCAATGGCCTCTTCAACATCTTCACCATTTTCACTTAATTTAATTTTACCAACTGCAACTGCAACTACTGCAACTACTACTATTCGTACACTCTCTCGAACTCACTCTTCAAACTTCAAATTTTTTTGTTGTAATCAAGCAATTCAACTAGAGATCCAACAAATTAACCCCAAAAGGAAGAATCAAAGAAAACCCAGACCTAGTTTTTCtgatcaagttcttgaaaagtggTCTCGGAAACCCACTTCATTGGGAGAGAAATTCCCATGGCAGAACGAAGAAAGACGACAGCAAGAGCGGAAAATTTCAACCAAATTCGTAGAAGATGAAGAGTCTCGCATCGATAGCAACTCGTTTGTGGGCGACTCAGTTAGGTCTGATTCTATCAAAAGCGTAAAGCTTGCTCCTTGGATTCAAAAAACTAAACCCCAGAAACAAAATATTGATTTTGAAGATGGGAATTCCCGAAAATATATTGACGGAGGTAAAAATGATGACGGGTTTGTATTCCCCGAGTCAAGAACCGGTAGTGAGTCGTCGCTGAGCGACTCTGAGAGCAATGGTGGAACCACAATCATTGCTGGGGTTTCTGTGCAGAAACGAAATCTCGCAAGGGTTATTGTTAGAGATGACGAAAGACATTCAAATAACGATGGCGAAATTCAGAGTATCGAGAGGGTACCATGGGAGAGAGGAAAAGATTTGTTTCAGAGTAGTAGCAATACACCAATGGCAGATAAATTGATACCAGAATTCGAATTGAGGAGATTGAGGAACAAAGCAGGGAGAATGGTGGAAAGATTTAGAGTCGGTGCAGCTGGGGTTACACAAGAACTGGTCGACTCAATTCATGAAAAATGGAAAATGGATGAAGTTGTGAAGTTGAAATTTAAAGGACCTTCAGCCATGAACATGAAAAGAATCCATGAAAGTTTAGAG AGTAGAACAGGCGGCTTAGTGATATTTAGATCAGGCAGTTCAGTAGTATTATTTAGAGGAATGGCTTACAAGCTTCCATGCGTACAATCATTTAAAGAGCAAAAATCAAATGATACAGAAAATAAATCATCAATGAATTATCCCGAACAATATATTAAAGATCTTTCTGAAGAAGAATTACTCGATTTGAAAGAAATGAATCTTGTTTTAGATGAATTGGGCCCAAGGTTTAGGGATTGGGCAGGTCGTGAGCCACTACCTGTAGATGCCGATTTGCTTCCTTCTATCATTGAAGGGTATAAACGTCCTTTTAGACTTCTCCCGTATGGGACAAAACCTGGTTTACAAGATAAAGAGATGACTTTTTTCCGTAGGACTGCAAGAACAATGCCTCCACATTTTGCACTCG GAAGAAATAGAAATCTGCAAGGACTTGCAGTTGCAATGGCAAAGTTATGGGAACAAAGTGCCATTGCAAAGATAGCCATCAAACGTGGTGTGCACAACACTTGTAATGAAAGAATGGCAGAAGAGCTCAAG ATACTGACAGGAGGGACTCTAGTCTCTAGAAACAAGGACTATATCGTCTTTTACAGGGGTAACGACTTTTTACCCTCTAATGTCACAAAGACATTGATCGAAGCACAAGACATAAGAACTAATAGACAAGAGGATGAAGACAAAGCACGGGAAAAGgctttgactttcattgacttgaCTCATAAAAACTTGGTCAAAGGCCCGTTAGTTGCCGGGACCCTCGCAGAAACCATGGCCGCCACCTCACGGTGGGGAAGTGAGCGGAGCAGGGAGGAGAttgagaaaatgaggagagattCAGCGGTTGCCAGACACGCTTCTCTTGTCAGATTGCTTGAAAAGAAGCTAGCTCTT GCGAAAGGAAAGATGAAAAAGGCCGAAAAGGCGTTAGCAAAAGTTCAAGAATATCTACAGCCATCACAACTTCCTACAGATTTGGAAACATTAACAGATGAGGAAAGGTTTTCACTTCGTAAGATAGGGCTGAGTATGAAACCCTACTTGGAATTAG TTTATTGTTGTAGGGAGACGAGGTGTATTTGA